The following proteins are co-located in the Shouchella hunanensis genome:
- a CDS encoding DedA family protein has protein sequence MDVLKEFIMQYGYFGVFVSLVAGLIGLPVPDEVLLITFGYLSYIDYFHISTTVIVCFLGSVIGMSLSYFLGIKLGAPFLEKYGPRFYFSIKKQRSVQQLLNKHGKWFILLGFFIPGVRHLMGYLSGIAKFSYKSYICLTSIGSAVWASLFVFTGYGLGVRWLFIRDDIYAHKLLYTSLFSTLLILSLITYFIYKSISINKKKLVRSKEQ, from the coding sequence ATGGACGTATTAAAAGAATTTATTATGCAATATGGCTATTTCGGCGTTTTTGTCTCTTTAGTAGCTGGCCTTATTGGCCTTCCTGTCCCTGACGAAGTATTATTAATCACATTTGGATACTTATCCTATATTGATTATTTTCATATAAGTACCACAGTTATTGTCTGTTTTCTTGGATCCGTAATAGGTATGTCGCTATCTTATTTTCTCGGTATTAAGCTCGGCGCTCCATTTTTAGAAAAATATGGTCCACGATTTTACTTTTCAATTAAAAAGCAGCGTTCCGTCCAGCAATTACTAAATAAACATGGAAAGTGGTTTATTTTATTAGGTTTTTTCATTCCTGGTGTTAGACATTTAATGGGCTATTTATCAGGTATTGCGAAGTTCAGCTATAAATCCTATATCTGTCTCACATCGATTGGAAGTGCAGTGTGGGCATCGCTCTTCGTTTTTACTGGTTACGGATTAGGAGTCAGATGGCTTTTCATACGTGATGATATTTATGCTCATAAGTTGTTATACACATCGCTTTTTTCAACCTTACTTATTCTTTCACTTATAACGTATTTTATTTATAAATCAATCTCTATAAACAAGAAAAAGCTAGTACGATCAAAAGAACAATAG